The Spirosoma foliorum genome has a window encoding:
- a CDS encoding TldD/PmbA family protein — MAIISKEEAKKILDKALSFSKADEMSVSLGGGRTSNIRYALNSVSSGGEFDNMSLLITAGIGKRMGSATINEFNDKAIERTVRRAEEIARLAPENSEYMPMIGPQTYLETPMYSENTAKMDAEYRAQVAFDSVDACEQKNLSAAGFMQDSAGFSAIANSKGLFGYNKATSVDFSVTVRTADATGSGYVTRDFNDISKLKTRSVTGIAMQKALASTNARALEPGKYTVILEPTAMGTLLQSMMGGMDTRLADEGRSFLSKKGGGTRLGEKMLDERVTIYSDPMNLEAPSEPFAGEGRNRTGSFLGGGGAVSDGRPQEKITWFENGVVKNMSYSRFWADKKGVKAVPPPTGFIMAGGNQSLADLIKSTDKGILVTRLWYVRMVDPKTLLQTGLTRDGTFYIENGQIKFPIKNFRFNESAVIVLNNVEALGAPIRVGGNLIPPVKARDFTFTSLSDAV, encoded by the coding sequence ATGGCCATCATATCTAAAGAAGAAGCAAAGAAAATTCTGGATAAAGCGTTGTCTTTTTCTAAAGCCGACGAAATGAGTGTCAGCCTGGGCGGAGGCCGAACGAGTAATATTCGCTATGCTCTAAATAGCGTCTCCTCCGGTGGTGAATTCGACAACATGTCGCTGTTAATCACAGCTGGAATCGGCAAACGGATGGGTTCGGCAACCATCAACGAGTTCAACGATAAGGCTATTGAACGAACCGTTCGGCGGGCCGAGGAAATTGCCCGTCTAGCCCCCGAAAACTCCGAATATATGCCCATGATTGGGCCGCAGACCTATCTTGAAACGCCCATGTATTCCGAAAATACGGCCAAGATGGACGCTGAATACCGGGCTCAGGTCGCTTTTGACAGCGTTGACGCCTGCGAACAAAAAAATCTGAGTGCAGCAGGATTCATGCAGGACTCGGCGGGCTTTTCGGCTATCGCGAATAGCAAGGGATTGTTTGGATACAATAAAGCCACGTCGGTCGACTTTTCCGTTACCGTCCGAACAGCCGATGCCACTGGCTCGGGCTATGTCACCCGCGATTTCAACGACATCTCGAAACTAAAGACCCGCTCGGTAACAGGTATTGCCATGCAGAAAGCATTGGCCTCGACGAACGCACGAGCCTTAGAACCAGGCAAGTATACCGTAATTCTGGAACCTACCGCAATGGGTACTTTATTACAGAGTATGATGGGCGGCATGGATACCCGGCTGGCCGACGAAGGCCGGAGTTTCCTTAGCAAAAAAGGGGGCGGTACTCGTCTGGGCGAAAAAATGCTGGATGAACGTGTCACCATTTATTCTGATCCAATGAACCTGGAAGCCCCCAGTGAACCCTTTGCTGGCGAAGGCCGGAATCGTACAGGTTCCTTTCTCGGTGGAGGGGGTGCCGTTAGTGACGGACGTCCACAAGAAAAAATAACGTGGTTTGAAAACGGGGTAGTCAAAAATATGAGCTATTCCCGTTTCTGGGCCGATAAGAAGGGCGTTAAAGCGGTACCTCCGCCTACAGGTTTCATTATGGCAGGTGGTAATCAATCGCTGGCCGATTTGATCAAAAGCACGGATAAGGGTATTCTGGTAACCCGTTTGTGGTACGTTCGGATGGTCGACCCCAAAACGTTGTTACAAACGGGCCTCACTCGCGATGGGACGTTTTACATCGAAAATGGGCAGATCAAGTTCCCAATCAAGAACTTCCGCTTCAACGAAAGTGCGGTCATTGTCCTGAATAATGTGGAAGCCCTGGGTGCCCCAATACGAGTGGGGGGCAACCTGATCCCACCCGTAAAAGCCCGCGACTTTACGTTCACAAGTTTATCAGACGCGGTTTAA
- a CDS encoding TldD/PmbA family protein, with amino-acid sequence MNRRDFNQLIGMGTAGILLPKPPAFSRTVSPEVLLEPGLDVAVKKRLADAAMNAAKSKGASYADVRIGRYLNQYVITREDKVQNIVNTESYGVGVRVIADGCWGFAAVVDAKSEADTAQAAEKAVAIAKANAKLMKQPVQLAAQKGYGEVSWKAPIKRNAFEVPIKEKVDLLLSVNDAALKNGANYVNSVLFMVNEQKYFASTDGTYADQDIHRIWPIFNVTAIDPKSGKFETRNALSAPMGMGYDYLQVNPADKVTGITTRYNKGYDMLEDVTAAAKQARAKHTAKSVEAGKYDLVLDPSHLWLTIHESVGHPLELDRVLGYEANFAGTSFATLDKWQSKNFNYGSKQVNLIADKTQVGSLGAVGYDDEGVATKKWDLVKDGTLVNYQAIRDQVHIIGEKESQGCCYADSWSSVQFQRMANVSLAAGKTPLSVQDMIKDVKKGIYIIGDGSFSIDQQRYNFQFGGQLFYEIKDGQIAGMLKDVAYQSNTQEFWNSCVAVCDENDYRLGGSFFDGKGQPPQSSAVSHGSSTARFNGVNVINTARKI; translated from the coding sequence TTGAATCGTCGAGATTTCAACCAACTTATTGGCATGGGAACCGCTGGTATCCTGTTGCCTAAACCGCCCGCTTTTTCTCGTACCGTCAGTCCCGAAGTACTGTTGGAACCGGGCCTGGATGTAGCCGTAAAAAAACGTTTGGCCGATGCGGCCATGAATGCGGCCAAAAGTAAAGGTGCCAGCTACGCCGATGTTCGGATTGGGCGCTATCTGAACCAGTACGTTATCACGCGTGAAGACAAGGTGCAGAACATCGTAAACACTGAGTCATACGGAGTTGGCGTTCGCGTCATTGCCGATGGCTGTTGGGGTTTTGCTGCCGTAGTTGACGCCAAAAGTGAAGCCGACACCGCTCAGGCGGCCGAAAAAGCAGTGGCTATTGCGAAAGCAAATGCCAAACTGATGAAGCAACCCGTTCAACTCGCTGCTCAAAAAGGCTATGGCGAAGTAAGCTGGAAAGCACCTATCAAACGCAATGCGTTCGAAGTGCCCATCAAAGAAAAGGTTGATTTACTGCTTTCGGTCAATGATGCCGCGCTAAAAAACGGGGCTAACTACGTCAATTCCGTTCTGTTCATGGTTAACGAGCAGAAATACTTTGCCTCGACCGATGGCACTTATGCCGATCAGGATATTCACCGGATCTGGCCAATTTTCAACGTGACAGCCATTGATCCGAAAAGCGGAAAATTTGAAACCCGAAATGCCCTGAGTGCGCCCATGGGCATGGGCTATGATTATCTGCAAGTAAATCCCGCCGACAAAGTAACGGGTATCACTACTCGCTACAACAAGGGCTATGATATGCTCGAAGATGTGACCGCAGCCGCCAAACAAGCGCGGGCCAAACATACGGCGAAGTCGGTTGAAGCCGGTAAATATGACCTTGTACTCGATCCCTCACACCTCTGGCTCACCATCCACGAATCAGTAGGTCACCCCCTTGAACTCGACCGCGTATTAGGCTACGAAGCCAATTTTGCCGGAACCAGCTTCGCTACGCTGGATAAATGGCAATCGAAGAATTTCAACTACGGCAGTAAACAAGTGAACCTGATTGCCGACAAAACTCAAGTTGGTTCATTGGGTGCGGTTGGTTATGACGATGAAGGCGTTGCCACTAAAAAATGGGATTTGGTTAAAGATGGCACGCTGGTGAACTACCAGGCTATTCGGGATCAGGTGCACATCATTGGTGAGAAAGAATCACAAGGCTGCTGCTATGCCGATAGCTGGAGTTCGGTGCAGTTTCAACGCATGGCCAACGTATCGCTGGCCGCTGGCAAAACGCCCTTATCGGTTCAGGATATGATTAAGGATGTCAAAAAAGGCATTTACATCATTGGTGATGGTTCGTTCTCGATCGATCAGCAACGCTACAACTTCCAGTTCGGCGGTCAGTTGTTCTATGAAATCAAAGACGGTCAGATTGCGGGCATGCTCAAAGACGTAGCCTATCAATCGAACACCCAGGAGTTCTGGAACTCATGCGTTGCCGTCTGCGACGAGAACGATTACCGGCTCGGCGGGTCCTTCTTCGACGGAAAAGGTCAGCCTCCGCAATCGAGTGCCGTTTCGCACGGTAGCAGCACCGCCCGCTTCAATGGTGTCAATGTGATCAATACAGCCCGGAAAATCTAA
- a CDS encoding TldD/PmbA family protein, with protein MAIILTEAEAKALLTKVLSYSKADECEVNLLGEERGNLRYARNEVSTSGSLINKNLVVQSAYGKRVGTATIDEFDDASLEKVVRRSEELAKLAPENPEYVGILGPQQYVKSSGFFDSTAKITPDTRATAVDKSLQLSREKNLTAAGFLQDNYGYNAMMNSKGLFAYYPSTSVNFSLTVRTPDGKGSGYVARGYSDFSKLDTAAATRIAIQKAQGSAEARAIEPGKYTVILEPTAAVVLLENIYFNMDARSADEGRSYFSKAGGKSRIGDKIVDERVTIYSDPTNPELPASPWSGDGRPQEKMMWIEKGVVKNLSYERYWAQKQGKKAIPYPNNMIMMGGNSSLEDMIKSTQRGILVTKLWYIREVDPQTILLTGLTRDGTFYIENGKIKHPIKNFRFNESPIIMLNNLESLGKPERVVSTETDRNYLVPPMKIREFTFTSLSDAV; from the coding sequence ATGGCCATCATCCTTACTGAAGCAGAAGCGAAAGCACTGCTCACCAAAGTTCTCAGCTACTCGAAAGCCGACGAGTGCGAAGTGAACCTCCTGGGCGAAGAACGGGGAAACCTCCGTTACGCCCGTAACGAAGTCTCAACCAGCGGCTCGCTTATCAATAAAAATTTAGTCGTACAATCGGCCTACGGCAAACGCGTTGGCACCGCAACCATCGACGAATTCGATGATGCATCGCTCGAAAAAGTGGTACGCCGGTCCGAAGAGTTAGCCAAACTCGCGCCCGAAAACCCTGAATATGTAGGCATCTTAGGACCCCAGCAATATGTAAAATCGAGTGGTTTCTTTGATTCAACCGCCAAAATTACACCCGATACCCGTGCCACTGCAGTTGATAAAAGTCTGCAACTCTCGCGGGAAAAGAACTTAACGGCTGCTGGCTTTTTGCAGGACAATTATGGCTACAATGCCATGATGAATTCCAAAGGCCTGTTTGCTTACTACCCAAGTACCAGCGTCAATTTCTCCTTAACCGTCCGTACACCTGATGGAAAAGGGTCGGGTTATGTAGCAAGGGGCTATAGCGATTTTTCCAAGCTGGATACTGCAGCCGCAACGCGTATTGCAATCCAGAAGGCGCAGGGTTCTGCCGAAGCGCGGGCCATTGAGCCTGGTAAATACACGGTAATTCTGGAACCAACAGCCGCTGTTGTCTTGCTCGAAAACATCTATTTCAACATGGATGCTCGCTCCGCCGACGAAGGGCGGTCGTATTTCAGCAAGGCAGGAGGCAAATCTCGAATCGGGGACAAGATTGTGGACGAACGGGTTACGATCTACTCCGATCCTACGAATCCAGAATTACCCGCATCGCCCTGGTCAGGGGATGGCCGTCCACAGGAAAAGATGATGTGGATTGAAAAAGGCGTTGTCAAAAATCTGTCTTACGAACGGTATTGGGCGCAGAAACAGGGCAAAAAAGCCATTCCTTACCCGAATAACATGATCATGATGGGGGGTAATTCATCCTTAGAAGACATGATCAAGAGTACTCAGCGCGGCATTCTCGTCACGAAACTCTGGTACATTCGGGAAGTTGATCCGCAGACCATCCTGCTCACCGGCCTTACCCGCGACGGGACGTTCTACATTGAAAACGGCAAGATCAAGCATCCGATCAAGAATTTCCGGTTCAACGAAAGCCCGATCATCATGCTCAACAACCTCGAATCATTGGGCAAACCGGAGCGGGTAGTCAGTACCGAAACCGATCGCAACTACCTCGTGCCGCCGATGAAAATTCGAGAGTTTACGTTTACGAGTTTGTCGGATGCAGTGTAA
- a CDS encoding DUF4160 domain-containing protein, translating to MPVISMFYGLIVSLYYLDNKQHHLPHIHVRYDEMEAVFAIESGELLEGKLPKGKIKLVDAWIEENLMADWQLAINGQRIFPIDPLK from the coding sequence ATGCCGGTTATATCAATGTTTTACGGGCTGATTGTCAGTCTATACTATCTTGATAATAAACAACACCATCTGCCCCATATTCATGTTCGTTATGATGAAATGGAAGCCGTTTTCGCGATAGAAAGTGGCGAGCTCCTGGAAGGCAAGCTACCGAAAGGGAAAATAAAATTAGTTGATGCCTGGATCGAAGAAAATCTCATGGCCGATTGGCAATTAGCCATTAACGGGCAGCGAATATTCCCCATCGACCCTTTAAAATAA
- a CDS encoding DUF2442 domain-containing protein, giving the protein MNPRVTAVKPLDNYCLELQFTNKERRLFDVKPYLSIGIFQELQDTSLFNGIRAFNGSIVWPNDLDLDPDTLYLDSKPVS; this is encoded by the coding sequence ATGAACCCTCGTGTGACAGCTGTAAAGCCTCTTGATAATTACTGTCTTGAACTTCAATTTACAAATAAAGAACGTAGGCTATTTGACGTAAAGCCATACCTGTCCATTGGTATTTTTCAGGAATTACAGGACACCTCTTTATTTAATGGGATCAGGGCTTTCAATGGATCAATTGTTTGGCCTAATGACCTTGACTTGGATCCGGATACGCTTTACTTAGATAGCAAGCCAGTCAGTTGA
- a CDS encoding GNAT family N-acetyltransferase yields the protein MITIIQATEQDLPLIRDIAYQTWPNTFGEILSPDQISYMLEMMYSQDALTTQINEKKHVFLIAKNTDSTEYLGYVSYELDYTGKPLTKIHKIYLLPASQGKGVGRLLIDQVGHIATAHHNTHLGLNVNRYNKAIQFYERMGFSVVGTEDIDIGDGFLMEDFVMEKPLNP from the coding sequence ATGATCACCATTATCCAAGCCACCGAACAAGACTTACCCCTCATTCGCGACATTGCCTATCAGACCTGGCCCAATACGTTTGGAGAAATTTTGTCGCCCGATCAGATTAGCTACATGCTCGAAATGATGTATAGCCAGGATGCACTAACTACCCAGATCAACGAAAAAAAGCACGTTTTCTTGATCGCGAAAAACACCGATAGCACTGAGTATCTTGGCTATGTTTCTTACGAGTTAGATTACACTGGTAAGCCCCTCACCAAAATCCACAAAATTTATTTACTCCCAGCCAGCCAGGGCAAGGGCGTTGGCCGATTATTGATCGATCAGGTTGGCCACATTGCTACGGCTCATCACAATACCCATCTGGGCTTAAACGTCAATCGGTATAATAAGGCTATTCAGTTCTACGAGCGAATGGGATTTTCGGTAGTTGGTACCGAAGACATCGATATTGGCGATGGCTTCCTTATGGAAGATTTTGTGATGGAAAAACCGCTAAATCCTTAG
- a CDS encoding DUF4159 domain-containing protein: MQYTSGDWETDQRMPSNLMHSLVEYTTLPVDQKEKVVQLSSPDLFKSPFCYLSGHKLVEFSAQERDHFKRYVQNGGFVFVDDCNHDVDGLFAKSFEQEMARTFGPKALQKIPNSHPIYTCFFKFPEGPPTTSFELNGWGDDLVHDYLKAIMINGRIGVLYSNKDYGCEWDYDFRNKRFLAEDNTKFGVNIVTYALTA; the protein is encoded by the coding sequence ATCCAATACACTTCTGGTGACTGGGAAACGGACCAGCGGATGCCATCGAACCTGATGCACTCGCTGGTGGAGTACACAACTTTGCCGGTTGATCAGAAAGAAAAAGTGGTGCAGCTGAGCAGTCCAGACCTGTTCAAAAGCCCGTTTTGCTACCTCAGCGGACACAAACTGGTTGAATTTTCGGCACAGGAGCGTGACCACTTCAAGCGCTATGTCCAGAACGGTGGCTTCGTCTTTGTCGACGATTGCAACCACGATGTCGACGGCCTTTTTGCCAAGTCATTTGAGCAGGAAATGGCCCGTACATTTGGACCGAAAGCCTTGCAGAAAATACCTAATTCACACCCCATCTATACCTGCTTTTTTAAGTTTCCAGAAGGCCCGCCCACAACCTCGTTTGAGTTGAATGGCTGGGGCGATGATTTGGTGCATGATTACCTGAAAGCCATCATGATAAATGGTCGAATTGGCGTTCTGTATAGCAACAAAGATTACGGTTGCGAGTGGGATTACGACTTCCGAAACAAGCGTTTTCTGGCCGAAGACAACACTAAATTCGGAGTCAATATTGTGACATACGCATTAACAGCATGA
- a CDS encoding AAA family ATPase produces the protein MESTDLTHYKALVAKLPQLRKEIGKVIIGQEDAIGEVLISLLAGGHCLLEGVPGLAKTLMVKTMSDALAMRFKRIQFTPDLMPGDIVGTEILEDDLETGHKVFVFNQGPIFANVVLADEINRTPPKTQAAMLEAMQEYKVTYGGKNYPLPKPFLIIATQNPIEQAGTYPLPEAQLDRFLLYIKLSYPGELEELNVLKSTTGTARPELKTVLSDEDIIQLQKLTREVHISDELISYINKLVRATRPDGSPSSYVKQWCQWGAGPRAGQALVLCAKARAVLNERFSVIPDDIQSLAYPILRHRIALNFRAEAEGITTDKVIKQLLTELRLA, from the coding sequence TTGGAATCAACAGACTTAACTCACTACAAAGCGCTGGTGGCAAAGCTGCCTCAGCTACGAAAAGAAATTGGAAAGGTCATTATTGGACAGGAAGATGCCATTGGTGAGGTTTTGATCTCGCTTCTGGCGGGTGGCCATTGCTTACTGGAAGGTGTTCCTGGACTTGCGAAGACACTGATGGTAAAAACCATGTCGGATGCCCTGGCCATGCGTTTCAAGCGTATTCAGTTCACGCCCGATCTGATGCCCGGTGACATTGTCGGGACGGAGATTCTGGAAGACGATCTGGAAACGGGCCATAAAGTCTTCGTCTTCAATCAGGGGCCAATTTTTGCCAACGTCGTACTGGCCGATGAGATCAACCGGACTCCGCCTAAAACACAGGCGGCAATGCTCGAAGCCATGCAGGAGTATAAGGTTACTTATGGTGGCAAAAACTATCCCTTGCCGAAGCCTTTCCTGATTATTGCGACGCAAAACCCAATCGAACAGGCCGGTACTTATCCCCTACCCGAAGCCCAGTTAGACCGCTTTCTGCTGTACATCAAACTTAGCTATCCCGGTGAGCTAGAGGAATTAAACGTCCTGAAAAGCACGACAGGCACTGCTCGTCCTGAGTTGAAAACGGTACTTTCGGATGAGGATATTATTCAACTGCAAAAACTGACTCGCGAAGTACATATCAGCGATGAACTGATTAGCTACATCAATAAACTCGTGCGGGCTACCCGTCCCGATGGTTCTCCTTCGTCGTACGTAAAACAGTGGTGCCAATGGGGGGCTGGGCCTCGTGCCGGACAGGCGCTGGTGTTGTGCGCAAAAGCCCGTGCGGTGCTCAACGAACGTTTTTCGGTTATTCCCGACGATATCCAGTCGTTGGCTTATCCCATTCTACGTCACCGCATTGCCCTTAATTTCCGTGCCGAAGCCGAAGGTATCACGACCGACAAGGTGATCAAGCAATTATTAACGGAGCTTAGACTGGCGTAA
- a CDS encoding DUF58 domain-containing protein: MLTTDLIKLNNLQLAGKLVSDESLLGIQASQRSGIGTEFEQFRHYTPGDDPKRIDWKLFAKSNQYLVRESATESNQQIRFVIDLSGSMNYTEAGISRLQYAKILLASLAYLANRQSDQISLYSLKDGAIHTLVPAGKQAFLKLVATLEAAQANGPWTSTATSFPEFSRKQSEMLVIVSDFLQVNDEWVNLIQKVAGPRREIVIFQLLGDQEVDFSISGFYRFQDLESGKEIELQADAIRDTVRQRATDYLSNLDVSLRIPHVRLIRVRLSDPIAIVLKQFLTS, encoded by the coding sequence ATGCTCACAACTGATCTCATCAAGCTCAATAATCTGCAACTGGCTGGAAAATTAGTCAGCGATGAGTCGTTATTGGGTATTCAGGCCAGCCAGCGATCGGGTATTGGAACTGAGTTCGAACAATTCCGGCATTATACACCGGGCGATGATCCGAAACGGATAGACTGGAAATTATTTGCGAAGTCGAATCAATACCTGGTTCGCGAATCGGCGACGGAAAGTAACCAGCAGATTCGCTTTGTGATTGATTTGTCGGGCTCGATGAACTACACGGAAGCGGGCATCAGTAGATTGCAATACGCTAAAATTCTGCTGGCTTCGCTGGCCTATCTGGCCAATCGACAGAGCGATCAGATAAGCCTGTACAGTTTGAAGGATGGCGCGATACATACGCTGGTTCCGGCGGGCAAACAGGCTTTTCTAAAACTCGTAGCAACGCTTGAAGCCGCCCAGGCAAACGGCCCATGGACGAGCACGGCCACTTCATTCCCGGAGTTCAGTCGTAAGCAAAGTGAGATGCTCGTTATTGTTTCCGACTTTCTCCAGGTGAATGATGAGTGGGTGAATCTGATTCAAAAAGTGGCCGGACCTCGACGGGAAATTGTCATTTTTCAGCTCCTGGGCGATCAGGAAGTCGATTTTTCGATCAGTGGATTCTACCGGTTTCAGGATCTGGAATCAGGAAAAGAAATTGAACTACAAGCCGATGCCATTCGGGATACCGTTCGCCAGCGAGCAACAGATTATCTGTCCAATTTGGACGTCAGTCTCCGCATCCCGCATGTCCGGCTGATTCGCGTTCGCTTAAGCGATCCGATAGCCATTGTTTTGAAACAGTTTTTGACAAGTTGA
- a CDS encoding BatA domain-containing protein: MPFVEPLFLWGALAVIIPVIIHFWHQKHGKPLPWAATQWLVEKQQQQSRGLQLDNVLLLIVRCLLLILLAILLAQPLLNWFTKPSEVQKIHLVQPSSAVADNFKFELTEAVKKGEKVVWADEHLEKMDGKSYNFSNVTELDPLRLQTAINQLDVQHNELHLYIGNNQALAEVPAISVPARFQLHSIPDSTSQPRAYLLLKDSKKLFINRTGKLTSSPSLDPSLKFQSEPTHSGPIRTLLSYRNAHEKQTVAAALAALTDVYGLDLVIDDKQSPNQVYDWVLSDQVPAKSSPQTLFIVSGNVQPTAFSNVILTNETLTPQTSERVENGQLPEWLGEQLLQHYNVIATAQPLTHSDLKTLFIPSTKPTTEQHASLQNALLLLFIVLVLLERWLALTKNA; the protein is encoded by the coding sequence ATGCCCTTTGTTGAGCCACTTTTCCTGTGGGGTGCGTTGGCCGTTATTATTCCGGTCATCATCCACTTCTGGCATCAGAAGCATGGCAAACCCTTGCCTTGGGCGGCTACGCAATGGCTTGTCGAAAAACAACAGCAACAAAGTAGGGGGCTTCAGCTTGATAACGTTTTACTACTGATTGTTCGGTGTTTGCTCCTCATTTTACTGGCTATTTTACTTGCCCAGCCGCTTCTGAACTGGTTTACAAAGCCATCAGAAGTCCAGAAAATCCATTTAGTACAACCTAGTTCAGCAGTTGCTGATAATTTCAAGTTTGAGCTAACGGAAGCAGTCAAGAAAGGCGAAAAGGTTGTTTGGGCGGATGAACATCTGGAAAAAATGGATGGCAAGTCCTACAACTTTTCTAACGTAACCGAGCTTGACCCGTTACGGTTGCAAACAGCTATTAATCAGCTGGATGTACAACATAACGAACTACATCTTTATATCGGTAATAATCAGGCGCTTGCTGAGGTTCCGGCCATTTCGGTTCCGGCGCGGTTTCAATTGCACAGTATACCTGATTCGACAAGTCAGCCTCGTGCTTACCTGCTTCTAAAAGACAGCAAAAAACTATTTATCAATCGAACAGGTAAACTAACGAGCAGTCCTTCGCTGGACCCTTCGTTAAAATTCCAATCGGAGCCTACGCATTCAGGACCCATCCGAACGCTACTGAGCTATCGTAACGCACACGAAAAACAAACGGTTGCGGCTGCTCTTGCTGCCCTGACCGATGTATATGGCCTGGATTTGGTAATTGACGACAAACAAAGCCCTAATCAGGTATACGACTGGGTACTCAGCGATCAAGTGCCCGCAAAGTCATCGCCACAAACGTTGTTTATCGTCTCTGGGAACGTGCAACCTACCGCCTTTTCTAACGTCATTTTGACCAACGAAACTCTAACACCTCAAACATCTGAGCGTGTTGAAAATGGGCAGCTACCCGAATGGCTGGGCGAACAGTTACTACAGCACTATAACGTGATAGCAACGGCACAGCCACTGACTCACAGTGACTTGAAGACATTATTTATACCCTCAACCAAACCAACAACGGAACAACATGCGAGCCTTCAAAACGCACTACTTCTGTTGTTTATCGTTTTAGTATTACTCGAACGCTGGCTTGCTTTGACTAAAAACGCATGA
- a CDS encoding IS110 family transposase: protein MNQPAIYYGVDVSKETLHISYQIGIDANGQPQWAYQTLPNQADSIEQWAAELPANSHLIFEHTGTYSARLAWVLALQNRPFSLLTPNQSKGFAATLKSISKTDRSDAALLARYGQVFQPQPSQLADESLHQLRQQHKHLNDLRISQQAVANQLHALSFDPRASQKVKASLLVLQQSYLTQIALFEEELDQLSQQELQAISERMQRVKGIGPASSQALCTATNGLAGFESAKAVAKFVGIAPSQTQSGSSVRRRGRMARTGLGYVRGLLYMAARSARKYNLGCKALYDRLRAKGKCHKVAMVAVMNKLLHQVFVVVKKNIEFVNGFSLSKQNLA from the coding sequence ATGAACCAACCAGCTATCTATTACGGGGTTGATGTCAGTAAAGAGACCTTACACATCAGCTACCAAATCGGAATCGATGCCAATGGGCAACCCCAATGGGCCTATCAAACCCTGCCCAACCAAGCGGACTCCATTGAGCAATGGGCTGCTGAACTGCCCGCCAATAGCCACCTCATTTTCGAGCATACAGGTACCTATTCGGCTCGATTAGCTTGGGTATTAGCCCTGCAAAATCGCCCCTTTAGCCTCCTTACGCCCAACCAAAGCAAAGGCTTTGCCGCCACTCTGAAGTCTATCAGCAAGACCGACCGGAGCGATGCGGCACTATTGGCGCGCTACGGACAAGTCTTTCAGCCCCAGCCTTCGCAACTGGCCGATGAGTCTCTACATCAGCTTCGCCAACAGCACAAACACCTCAACGACCTGCGAATCAGTCAGCAAGCGGTGGCTAATCAGCTTCATGCGCTGTCGTTCGACCCCCGGGCCAGTCAGAAAGTCAAGGCTAGCCTGCTGGTTCTCCAACAGAGCTACCTGACTCAGATTGCGCTCTTTGAAGAGGAACTGGATCAGCTGAGTCAACAGGAGTTGCAGGCCATTTCGGAGCGGATGCAGCGGGTCAAGGGGATTGGGCCGGCTTCCTCTCAAGCCTTGTGCACGGCCACCAATGGGCTGGCTGGATTCGAGTCAGCCAAAGCGGTAGCTAAGTTCGTGGGCATTGCCCCCAGTCAAACTCAATCGGGCAGTTCGGTTCGTCGGCGTGGTCGGATGGCCCGCACGGGTTTAGGGTATGTACGGGGCCTTTTATACATGGCAGCTCGTTCGGCCCGTAAATACAATTTGGGCTGTAAAGCGCTTTATGATCGGCTACGGGCCAAGGGTAAATGCCACAAAGTGGCGATGGTGGCGGTGATGAATAAGTTGTTGCATCAGGTGTTTGTGGTGGTGAAGAAGAATATTGAATTCGTCAATGGGTTCAGCCTATCCAAACAAAATTTGGCTTAA
- a CDS encoding RNA polymerase sigma factor, whose amino-acid sequence MADPPKRNIIETVKQYGNRLSRFIRGQVKSEEDAEDILQDVWYQLSKVVDLDGIESISGWLFQVARNRITDTYRKKKEDPLSELMIEDDEGEINFREILLADAQTPEDQFFKDIFWDELMRALDELPENQRSVFVQNELEDRTLQEIADETGENLKTIISRKRYAVQHLRKRLQSLYNELNNL is encoded by the coding sequence ATGGCAGACCCACCTAAACGAAATATTATCGAAACCGTGAAGCAGTACGGAAATCGGCTGTCGCGCTTTATTCGTGGACAGGTGAAATCCGAAGAGGACGCGGAAGATATTTTGCAGGATGTCTGGTATCAACTCAGCAAAGTAGTTGATCTCGATGGAATCGAAAGCATTAGTGGTTGGTTGTTTCAGGTGGCTCGCAATCGAATAACAGACACGTATCGGAAGAAAAAAGAAGATCCCTTATCGGAGTTAATGATTGAAGATGACGAAGGGGAGATCAATTTTCGGGAGATTCTATTAGCTGATGCGCAAACGCCCGAAGACCAGTTCTTTAAAGATATTTTCTGGGACGAATTAATGCGGGCACTGGATGAGTTGCCCGAAAATCAGCGGAGTGTGTTTGTTCAAAATGAGCTGGAAGATCGCACCTTGCAGGAAATTGCGGATGAAACCGGCGAAAACCTGAAAACGATAATTTCGCGAAAACGGTACGCTGTGCAACACTTGCGGAAGCGGCTACAATCCCTGTATAACGAACTCAATAACCTGTAA